A DNA window from Acetilactobacillus jinshanensis contains the following coding sequences:
- a CDS encoding DNA-directed RNA polymerase subunit beta translates to MNSLPEHLVRYGKHRVRRNYARIKKVLAIPNLTDVQTESYKWFLDKGIDEMFKTIMPITDFKGNLTLDYIGYKLGTPKYTEAEARDHEANYTAPMHVTLELTNHETGEIKTQDVYFGDLPLMTAQGTFIINGAERVVVSQLVRSPGVFFHKDKDKKGRTIYGATIIPNRGAWMEFLNDAKGLSYVRIDRTRKLPITELVRALGFGSDKEISDILGSNDSLSLTLEKDVHKNPKDTRTAEALKDIYARLRPGEPKTAESARHLLTNRFFDHKRYSTAPVGRYKINEKLDMKNQLLGLTLAETLANPDTGEILAKKGTKVDNKVMKKLKPFLERKDFKAYTFTPSSDAVDPKKMTVQIIKVYSKKNPGHVVPVVAPDNIPLSYTHLTNADIISAMNYFFNMQEHLGSRDDIDHLGNRRIRRVGELLQNQFRIGLARMERVVRERMSIQDAATVTPQKLVNIRPVTAAVKQFFGSSQLSQVMDQNNPLGELTHKRRLSALGPGGLTRDRAGFEVRDVHYTHYGRICPIETPSGPNIGLINSLASYAKVNKYGFIETPYRRVSWKTHKVTDKIDYLTADKEDKYTVAEANTPLNDDGSFKNKTCMARHKSKNFICNVNDVDYMDVSPRQVISIAAACVAFLEHDDSNRAMMGANMQRQAVPLVRPHSPVIATGVEYKVGHDSGVAKICKHEGTVEYVDANEIRVRRDDGALDKYILTKFQRSNAGKNYNQTPIVKVGDHVDANEIIADGPSMQEGELALGQNPLVAFMTWHGYNFEDAVAISERMDIDDVYSSIHLQDYKSEARDTKLGPEEITREIPNVGQDALKNLDENGIVRIGAEVHTGDILVGKVTPKGMTELSSEERLLHAIFGEKAREVRDTSLRVPHGAGGIVQDIKVFSRENGDELPPGTNEMVRVYLAQFRKIQVGDKLAGRHGNKSTISIVVPENDMPYLPNGEPVDVLLSPMGVPSRMNIGQVLELHLGMAARKLGIKVDTPVFEGASNAQITDALREAACATDGKTVMYSGETGEPYNKRIAVGVMNYLKLDHMVDDKIHARAIGPYSLVTQQPLGGKAQFGGQRFGEMEVWALEAYGAAYTLQEILTYKSDDVVGRVKAYEAIVKGEPLPNPGVPESFRVLVKELEGLGLDMRVLDKNHNEIDLSDEDNEDQDVVNVDALSKFAEKQEQKKQTKTDEKSDPKKQPTDGKKTDK, encoded by the coding sequence GTGAACAGCTTGCCGGAACATTTAGTTCGATACGGTAAACACCGTGTTCGTAGAAATTACGCTCGCATTAAAAAAGTGCTCGCAATTCCTAATTTAACGGACGTCCAGACTGAATCCTACAAGTGGTTCCTGGATAAGGGTATTGATGAAATGTTTAAGACAATCATGCCCATTACCGATTTCAAGGGTAATTTAACCTTAGATTACATTGGTTATAAGTTAGGAACTCCTAAATACACCGAAGCTGAAGCTCGTGATCACGAAGCTAATTACACTGCTCCGATGCACGTTACTTTGGAATTAACCAACCATGAAACTGGTGAAATCAAGACCCAGGATGTCTACTTTGGTGATCTTCCATTGATGACGGCTCAAGGTACTTTTATTATTAACGGTGCCGAACGTGTTGTCGTATCTCAGTTAGTTCGTTCCCCAGGTGTCTTCTTCCATAAGGATAAAGACAAGAAGGGCCGAACGATTTACGGAGCCACCATTATTCCTAACCGTGGTGCTTGGATGGAATTTTTAAATGATGCTAAGGGCTTATCATACGTACGAATTGACCGTACCCGTAAGTTACCAATCACTGAATTAGTCCGTGCCTTAGGTTTTGGTTCTGATAAAGAGATCTCGGACATCTTAGGTAGTAACGATAGTTTGTCGTTAACCTTAGAAAAGGATGTACACAAGAACCCTAAGGATACCCGTACGGCAGAAGCTTTAAAGGATATCTATGCTCGTCTACGTCCTGGTGAACCGAAGACTGCTGAATCTGCTCGTCATTTATTAACGAACCGATTCTTCGATCATAAGCGTTATAGTACCGCGCCGGTTGGCCGTTACAAGATTAACGAAAAATTAGACATGAAGAATCAGTTACTAGGTTTGACCTTAGCTGAAACTTTAGCTAATCCAGACACCGGTGAAATCCTGGCCAAGAAGGGTACTAAAGTTGATAACAAAGTAATGAAGAAGTTAAAGCCATTCTTAGAACGAAAAGACTTTAAGGCATATACCTTTACACCTAGTTCTGATGCGGTTGATCCAAAGAAGATGACCGTTCAGATCATCAAGGTATATTCCAAGAAGAACCCTGGTCATGTTGTACCAGTCGTTGCTCCTGATAATATTCCGTTAAGTTATACTCACTTAACCAATGCGGATATCATTTCTGCAATGAACTACTTCTTCAATATGCAGGAACACTTAGGTTCTCGAGACGACATTGATCACTTGGGTAACCGTCGTATTCGTCGTGTTGGTGAATTATTACAGAACCAGTTCCGAATTGGCTTAGCACGGATGGAACGTGTCGTTCGTGAACGAATGTCAATTCAGGATGCGGCAACCGTTACTCCACAGAAGCTAGTTAATATCCGTCCAGTAACCGCTGCCGTTAAACAGTTCTTTGGTTCATCACAGTTATCTCAAGTCATGGATCAAAACAACCCGTTGGGTGAATTAACTCATAAACGTCGTCTATCCGCCTTAGGTCCTGGTGGTTTAACCCGTGACCGTGCCGGATTCGAAGTTCGTGATGTTCATTACACTCATTACGGTCGTATTTGTCCTATCGAAACACCGTCTGGTCCTAACATTGGTTTAATCAACAGTCTTGCTAGTTACGCTAAAGTTAATAAGTATGGTTTCATCGAAACACCATATCGTCGTGTATCTTGGAAGACCCATAAGGTAACCGATAAGATCGATTACTTAACTGCCGATAAAGAAGATAAGTACACCGTTGCCGAAGCCAACACACCGTTAAATGATGATGGCTCCTTCAAGAACAAGACCTGCATGGCTCGTCATAAGTCCAAGAACTTTATTTGTAACGTTAACGACGTTGACTACATGGATGTATCTCCACGCCAGGTCATTTCAATTGCCGCTGCTTGTGTTGCCTTCTTAGAACATGATGATTCAAACCGTGCCATGATGGGTGCTAACATGCAGCGTCAAGCCGTACCGTTAGTTCGTCCACATTCTCCAGTTATCGCTACCGGTGTTGAATATAAAGTTGGTCATGATTCCGGTGTTGCTAAGATTTGTAAGCACGAAGGAACCGTTGAATATGTTGATGCCAACGAAATCCGTGTTCGTCGTGACGATGGTGCTTTAGATAAGTACATCTTAACTAAGTTCCAGCGTTCTAATGCCGGTAAGAACTATAACCAGACACCAATCGTTAAAGTTGGTGACCATGTTGACGCCAATGAAATCATTGCTGATGGTCCTTCTATGCAGGAAGGTGAATTGGCATTGGGTCAAAACCCATTGGTTGCCTTCATGACTTGGCATGGTTATAACTTCGAAGATGCCGTTGCCATTAGTGAACGGATGGATATTGATGATGTTTACTCATCAATTCATCTTCAGGATTATAAGTCCGAAGCTCGTGATACGAAGTTGGGCCCTGAAGAAATCACCCGTGAAATTCCAAACGTCGGTCAAGACGCATTAAAGAACTTGGATGAAAATGGGATCGTTCGTATCGGTGCCGAAGTTCATACCGGTGATATTCTAGTTGGTAAAGTTACTCCTAAGGGAATGACTGAATTATCCAGTGAAGAACGTTTACTTCACGCTATCTTTGGTGAAAAGGCCCGTGAAGTTCGTGATACTTCATTACGTGTACCGCATGGTGCCGGTGGGATTGTTCAGGACATCAAAGTCTTCAGCCGTGAAAACGGTGATGAATTACCGCCTGGTACTAACGAAATGGTTCGTGTCTACTTGGCTCAGTTCCGTAAGATCCAAGTCGGTGATAAATTAGCCGGACGACATGGTAATAAGTCAACCATTTCCATTGTGGTTCCAGAAAACGATATGCCTTATTTGCCAAATGGTGAACCCGTTGATGTTCTATTAAGTCCAATGGGTGTTCCATCTCGTATGAATATTGGTCAAGTCTTAGAATTACACTTAGGTATGGCTGCCCGTAAGTTAGGTATCAAAGTTGATACACCAGTCTTCGAAGGTGCTAGTAATGCTCAAATTACCGATGCCTTACGTGAAGCCGCTTGTGCTACTGATGGTAAGACCGTCATGTACAGTGGTGAAACTGGTGAACCATACAACAAACGAATTGCCGTTGGTGTTATGAACTACCTTAAGTTGGATCACATGGTTGATGATAAAATCCATGCTCGTGCTATCGGGCCTTACTCATTAGTCACTCAACAGCCGCTAGGTGGTAAAGCCCAGTTCGGTGGTCAACGTTTTGGTGAAATGGAAGTTTGGGCATTAGAAGCCTACGGTGCTGCCTATACTTTGCAAGAAATCTTAACTTACAAGTCCGATGATGTTGTCGGCCGTGTTAAGGCTTACGAAGCAATCGTTAAAGGTGAACCGTTACCTAACCCAGGTGTACCTGAATCATTCCGTGTTCTTGTTAAAGAACTTGAAGGTCTAGGCTTAGACATGCGAGTTCTAGATAAGAACCATAACGAAATTGACTTAAGTGATGAAGATAACGAAGATCAGGACGTTGTGAACGTCGATGCTTTGAGTAAGTTCGCTGAAAAGCAGGAACAAAAGAAGCAGACTAAGACAGACGAAAAGTCTGATCCAAAGAAGCAGCCGACTGATGGTAAAAAGACTGATAAATAA
- a CDS encoding ATP-dependent Clp protease ATP-binding subunit gives MDNLFTPSARNVLVISQKEAKRFRHQAIGTEHLLLALSMEKNGIAYHALRQFSITDADIRGEIEHFTGYGTLAGMGPETYLPYSPKAKLILSIAAKIARQYGAEKVGTEHLLLALLSDNTILSSRILIALGVKPEDVKTVTLRKMGVSSISAQRMALNHRRSRRRQDTPTLNSLATDLTKEAREGRLDPVIGRDREIQRVIQILSRRTKNNPVLLGNPGVGKTAIAEGLAERIVNGDVPSDMAHKRLMSLDMGSLVAGTKYRGEFENRLRHIINEIKTDGHVILFVDELHTLVGAGGAEGAIDASNILKPSLARGDFQLMGATTLAEYRKHIEPDAALERRFATITVKEPTKDQTFKILQGLRLKYEKFHHVNITDAALKTAVRLSTRYIPDRFLPDKAIDLMDEAAAMIRVNQRPNKVSKNRRRYLKLAKAKETAIESQHFEKAAQIRNHQLALKDQMRLSEKKEKLAKRDLKPGQYSLKETPDDIAKVVSEWTGVPVTRLTKSAKDRLLNLEKILHKRIIGQDEAVDSVSKAIRRARSGLKDPNRPIGSFMFLGPTGVGKTQLAKELAKTVFGSEKDLIRIDMGEYMEKYSTSRLIGSAPGYVGYSQGGQLTDKVRTHPYSVVLFDEVEKANPDVFNVILQLLDEGYLTDTKGRKVDFRNTIIIMTSNLGATTLRDAKPVGFGNEKQKISYEDMSDTIKHQLKEHFRPEFINRIDDIIIFHSLTKPQIRKIVKLMASDLLKRVIAKHIQIKMTPAAVNLIATKGYKPAYGARPIRRVLQNLVEDPLSDDLLSGKVASGDAVTIGARQGKITISSKPIKKSPKTKRSKVADH, from the coding sequence ATGGATAATTTATTTACACCCAGTGCTAGAAACGTTTTAGTGATCTCACAGAAGGAAGCTAAACGGTTCAGGCACCAAGCTATCGGCACTGAACACTTATTGTTAGCCTTATCAATGGAAAAGAACGGGATTGCTTATCACGCTCTTCGACAATTTTCGATCACCGATGCTGATATTCGTGGTGAAATTGAACACTTTACTGGTTACGGAACTTTAGCCGGCATGGGACCTGAAACTTATTTACCATATTCTCCCAAGGCTAAGTTAATTTTATCGATCGCCGCTAAAATCGCTCGACAGTACGGAGCTGAAAAAGTCGGTACTGAACACTTATTACTGGCCTTGTTAAGTGATAACACGATTTTATCATCACGGATTTTAATTGCGTTAGGCGTTAAGCCAGAAGACGTTAAGACGGTTACCCTTCGTAAGATGGGCGTTAGTTCAATTTCTGCCCAGCGAATGGCTTTAAACCATCGTCGAAGTCGCCGTCGTCAGGACACGCCAACTTTAAATTCACTTGCTACCGACTTAACCAAGGAAGCTCGTGAAGGTCGCCTCGACCCAGTTATCGGTCGTGATCGTGAAATTCAGCGGGTTATCCAGATTTTAAGCCGTCGTACTAAGAACAACCCAGTTCTTTTAGGTAACCCCGGTGTTGGTAAAACAGCCATTGCCGAAGGCTTAGCTGAACGAATCGTCAACGGTGACGTACCGAGTGACATGGCTCATAAACGATTAATGTCATTAGACATGGGCTCATTAGTTGCCGGTACTAAATACCGTGGTGAATTTGAAAATCGTCTTCGCCACATTATTAACGAAATTAAAACTGACGGTCACGTAATTCTCTTCGTTGATGAATTACATACTTTAGTTGGTGCCGGTGGCGCTGAAGGCGCCATTGACGCATCTAACATTTTGAAGCCGTCGTTAGCTCGTGGTGACTTCCAATTAATGGGTGCCACGACGTTAGCTGAATACCGAAAGCACATTGAACCCGATGCCGCATTGGAACGTCGATTCGCTACGATCACCGTTAAAGAACCGACTAAGGATCAAACCTTTAAGATTTTACAAGGTTTACGGCTAAAGTACGAAAAATTCCATCACGTTAACATTACCGATGCCGCATTGAAGACGGCCGTTAGATTATCGACCCGTTACATTCCGGACCGTTTCTTACCGGATAAGGCCATTGATTTAATGGATGAAGCAGCCGCTATGATTCGGGTTAACCAACGACCGAATAAGGTTTCTAAGAATCGCCGTCGTTACCTGAAGTTAGCTAAGGCTAAGGAAACTGCCATTGAAAGTCAGCACTTTGAAAAAGCTGCCCAGATCAGAAATCATCAGTTGGCTTTGAAAGACCAGATGCGGTTATCCGAAAAGAAGGAAAAGCTTGCTAAACGTGATCTAAAGCCAGGCCAATATTCATTGAAAGAAACGCCTGACGATATCGCTAAGGTTGTTTCTGAATGGACTGGCGTTCCGGTAACCCGTTTGACCAAGAGTGCTAAGGATCGTTTATTAAACTTAGAAAAGATCTTGCATAAGCGGATTATCGGTCAAGATGAAGCCGTGGATTCAGTTTCAAAGGCCATTCGTCGTGCCCGGAGCGGATTAAAGGATCCTAACCGTCCAATTGGTTCGTTTATGTTCCTTGGACCAACTGGTGTTGGTAAAACCCAGTTAGCTAAAGAATTAGCTAAAACGGTCTTTGGTTCTGAGAAGGATCTAATTCGGATCGATATGGGTGAATACATGGAAAAGTACTCCACCAGCCGTTTGATCGGTTCTGCACCCGGTTATGTTGGCTACAGTCAGGGTGGTCAGTTAACTGATAAAGTTCGGACTCATCCGTATTCTGTAGTTCTGTTCGATGAAGTTGAAAAGGCTAACCCAGATGTCTTTAACGTGATCCTTCAATTATTAGATGAAGGATACTTAACGGATACCAAAGGTCGGAAAGTCGACTTCAGAAACACGATCATCATCATGACGTCTAATTTAGGTGCCACGACGTTACGTGACGCCAAACCGGTTGGCTTTGGTAACGAGAAGCAGAAGATCAGTTATGAAGATATGTCAGATACGATTAAACATCAGTTGAAGGAACATTTCCGTCCTGAATTTATCAACCGAATTGATGACATCATTATCTTCCACTCGTTGACCAAGCCACAGATTCGTAAGATCGTTAAATTAATGGCTAGTGACCTCTTGAAACGAGTTATCGCTAAGCACATTCAGATTAAGATGACTCCGGCTGCGGTTAACTTAATTGCAACCAAGGGTTATAAACCTGCATATGGTGCTCGACCGATCCGAAGAGTTCTTCAGAACTTAGTTGAAGATCCGTTAAGTGATGATCTTTTGTCTGGTAAGGTTGCTTCTGGGGATGCCGTTACGATTGGTGCTCGTCAGGGTAAAATTACCATCAGTTCAAAACCAATTAAAAAGTCACCAAAAACAAAACGATCAAAAGTTGCTGATCATTAA